The nucleotide sequence CGGTATCGCCGCCGTCCCGGGCACCGGCGATTTCCTGCTCACCGGGAAGCAGTGGCCGGTCACGTTCCGGGTGAGGTTCGTCCCGGCTCGACCGTGAAAGCACGGATGAGCAGGCGGAACCGGCCCCCGGTAAGGCAGGATTGACACGTGGCACTCTTCGGCTCCCGCTCCGGCTCCGACGGCACCCCGTCGGGTCAGCCGCACGGCCGGAAGTCCAAGCGGCGCTGGACGCCGGAACCGGGCGCCGCCCAGGCCAGGTCCTGGCGGGACGCCGCCGCGCCGCGCGCCGAGCACGGCAGCCCGCCGCCACCCACCCGCGTCCAGCGGCCCGTGCCCCCGCGCGCGGGGTTCCACGACGGCCGTGTGCCGAACGCCGACCAAGCCCCGACCGCGGAGGCGCCGGCCAACCACCGGCCGCCGCCTCCGCGCGGGGCCCGGCCGTACGACCCGCACCGCACCGAGCCGGTCCGCCGCGAGCCGCCCGGCAGCGGCTTCTACCAGGGCGAACGCTACCCCGGCAGCGGCGAGTACGAGCACTACGACACCGGTGGCTACGCGGGCGAACCGCGGCCGCCGGAGCCGGCCCCCCAGCCGCCGCGGGAAGAGCCGCGCACGCCGGGCAGCACGCCGAAGCTGCCGAAGAAGATCACCGTCACGCGGGTGGCGGCGATGCGCAGCCGCCAGCTGACCGGCCAGGCCGTCGACGCCTTCCAGCGCGCGACGAAGGCCGACGGCGCCGAGAAGTCCGGCCTCACCTCGCTGACCTACGCCGTGATGCTGAACTACGCCAGCGACGCGGCGATGGCGATCGCGCTGGCCAACACCCTCTTCTTCGCCGCCACCAGCGGCGAGAGCAAGGGCAAGGTGGCGCTCTACCTGCTCATCACGATCGCGCCGTTCGCGCTGGTCGCACCGGTGATCGGCCCCGCGCTCGACAAGGTGCAGCGCGGACGGCGGCTGGCGATGTGCGCGTCTTCGGTCGGCCAAGGGCTGATGGCCGTGGTGATGGCGCTGCACTTCGACGACTGGCTGCTCTACCCGGCCGCGCTCGGGATGATGGTGCTGTCGAAGTCGTTCACCGTGCTCAAGGCCGCGGTCACCCCCCGGGTGCTGCCGTCGGAGATCACGCTGTCCAAGACGAACGCCCGGCTGACCACGTTCGGCCTGGTCGCCGCGGGCGTGTTCGGCGCGCTGGCCAGCGGCGTCAACGCGATCACCGGCTCGGCGGGCGCGCTCTGGTTCACCGCGCTGATCTGCGTCGCCGCGGCCGTGCAGTCGATGCGGATCCCGGCCTGGGTGGAGGCGACCGAGGGCGAGGTGCCCACTTCCCTTTCGGCTCACCCGAAGGAGAAGAAACGGCGACAGCCGTTGGGACGCCACATCGTCGTCGCGCTCTGGGGCAACGGCTCGGTGCGCGTGCTCACCGGTTTCCTCATGATGTTCGCCGCGTTCGCGGTCAAGGCGCAGACCGAGGGCAGCGGGCAGACGCCGTTCATGCAGCTGCTGCTGCTCGGCGTGATCGGCGTCGCCGCGGGGGCCGGCGGTTTCCTCGGCAACGCGCTGGGCTCGCGCCTGCAGTTCGGCAGCCCGGACCAGGTGATCGTCGGGTGTGTGGCGGGCTGCGTGCTGGCCGCGCTGGTCGCGACGATCCTGCCCGGCCTGGCCACGGCCGCGATCGTCGGCCTGGTCGGCGCGACGGCCAGCGCGCTGGCCAAGATCAGCCTCGACGCCGTCATCCAGGAGGACCTGCCCGAGGAGTCGCGCGCTTCGGCGTTCGGCCGCTCGGAAACCGTGCTGCAGCTGGCCTGGTGCCTCGGCGGCGCGGTCGGCCTGCTGCTGCCGCCGACGTACTGGATCGGCTTCCTGGTGATCACGATCGTGCTGGCGGTCGGGTGCGCGCAGACCTACCTCGTGCGCCGCGGCGGCTCGCTCGTGCCCGGCCTCGGCGGCGACCGACCGCTGCGCCCCGAGCCGACCGGCAGCTTCCCGGCCCAGGGCCTGCCCAGGGACCCGACGGCCCGCCGGTAGGCTCCGGCCATGCGACGTTCCCGGGTGGTGGCCCTGCTTGCGGCCGGTGGGTTCGCGGTGGCCGGCTGCTCGGCGCCCGGCCCGGCCGAGGTCACCTTCTACGCCGACGGCCACACCATCAACACCACGCCCGTGCTCACGTGCGACTACGCGCAGAAGCTCGCGCAGCCGTGCAGCGCGAGCGGCTCGGCGCAGACGCTGAAGGTCCGCCCGGGCAAGCCGGTGCAGATCTCGGTGCCCGGCGAAGTCGCGGACTCGCCTTGGCAGATCGTCTACGAGTACGTGACCCCGCAGGGCGAATTCAAGCAGAGCGCGCCGATCCCGTTCACGTCACTGGACCGCTA is from Amycolatopsis mediterranei and encodes:
- a CDS encoding MFS transporter, which encodes MALFGSRSGSDGTPSGQPHGRKSKRRWTPEPGAAQARSWRDAAAPRAEHGSPPPPTRVQRPVPPRAGFHDGRVPNADQAPTAEAPANHRPPPPRGARPYDPHRTEPVRREPPGSGFYQGERYPGSGEYEHYDTGGYAGEPRPPEPAPQPPREEPRTPGSTPKLPKKITVTRVAAMRSRQLTGQAVDAFQRATKADGAEKSGLTSLTYAVMLNYASDAAMAIALANTLFFAATSGESKGKVALYLLITIAPFALVAPVIGPALDKVQRGRRLAMCASSVGQGLMAVVMALHFDDWLLYPAALGMMVLSKSFTVLKAAVTPRVLPSEITLSKTNARLTTFGLVAAGVFGALASGVNAITGSAGALWFTALICVAAAVQSMRIPAWVEATEGEVPTSLSAHPKEKKRRQPLGRHIVVALWGNGSVRVLTGFLMMFAAFAVKAQTEGSGQTPFMQLLLLGVIGVAAGAGGFLGNALGSRLQFGSPDQVIVGCVAGCVLAALVATILPGLATAAIVGLVGATASALAKISLDAVIQEDLPEESRASAFGRSETVLQLAWCLGGAVGLLLPPTYWIGFLVITIVLAVGCAQTYLVRRGGSLVPGLGGDRPLRPEPTGSFPAQGLPRDPTARR
- a CDS encoding DUF2771 family protein, with the translated sequence MRRSRVVALLAAGGFAVAGCSAPGPAEVTFYADGHTINTTPVLTCDYAQKLAQPCSASGSAQTLKVRPGKPVQISVPGEVADSPWQIVYEYVTPQGEFKQSAPIPFTSLDRYAYTVTPPTPADRISAVDVQKYTAVLNADTGESGLLPSDVWGLRLEA